One window from the genome of Candidatus Chlorohelix allophototropha encodes:
- a CDS encoding transposase, which produces MCPPHRPDMNGFVERYNGSFGRECLAALQPQTLAQVREVTAQYRQHYNYERPHQGLSCGNKPPRVAFAELPVLKSLPLIVNPDGWIKSCHGLRYLRKADHKGTVRVDKHHYYVGKELAGKYVQAEVDGVQGQLVFWNEQREVKRVAIKGLIGQELGYEEFLKLRLKEAKSERRLAGMRTRARQGIAFDS; this is translated from the coding sequence ATTTGTCCACCCCATCGTCCTGATATGAATGGCTTTGTGGAGCGCTACAATGGCTCTTTTGGCAGGGAGTGTCTGGCAGCACTCCAGCCTCAAACCCTAGCACAAGTGCGAGAAGTAACGGCCCAGTACCGGCAACATTACAACTATGAGAGACCGCATCAAGGGCTGAGTTGTGGCAACAAGCCTCCACGAGTAGCCTTTGCTGAGTTGCCAGTCCTGAAAAGTCTGCCCTTGATAGTGAACCCAGATGGGTGGATAAAAAGCTGTCACGGCTTGAGATACCTACGCAAAGCCGATCATAAAGGGACAGTTCGAGTAGATAAACACCACTACTATGTAGGAAAAGAACTGGCGGGGAAGTATGTGCAGGCGGAAGTGGACGGCGTACAAGGACAATTGGTGTTTTGGAATGAACAGCGTGAAGTGAAACGGGTAGCAATCAAGGGCTTGATCGGACAAGAGTTAGGTTATGAGGAATTTCTGAAGTTACGGTTGAAGGAAGCAAAGAGTGAGCGGCGGCTAGCGGGAATGAGAACCAGAGCGAGGCAGGGCATCGCCTTCGATAGCTAG
- a CDS encoding rRNA adenine N-6-methyltransferase family protein, with amino-acid sequence MGREEKDADNGDISRLAASHAAELRAQLVELLKQGLAFKNPLIESAFLTIPREHFLPPELTLEKVYTDDAIVVKYTDDGMPSSSSSQPYLMADMLEVLQLEPGMKVLEIGAGVGYNAAIMAYIVGTQGQVVTVELDTELAKNTYRKLQELGEIYSKIKVINTDGAGGFEEEAPYDRIIVTVQQWEVSPAWVSQLKVGGLLLVPISISRHVWGGLIPCFRKDADGILRAIDSSTGGFMPMRGSMLHPLSRRFEPNSQLVTTCLPLDSILPLNLRVNGGKIYVTREASLDKYSALLEANYSHQKANGYLRRELLDPASDIFQDWYKNWGNNRQKWAQLENEQRTAIGMAQGFNILLAAAHEKRICSLLVGNEVSTQEARNPNDRNSIRFDWRGMVLVVPTEDEQALDLAIIINAESLLGWRIGISDSTSNQALLLVEQVWDLWIELGCPQSSDYRPIAFPSGSNPPAPGFVVQRQYFDLLLPLGESDADF; translated from the coding sequence ATGGGACGCGAAGAGAAAGACGCGGATAATGGCGATATTTCCCGGTTAGCGGCTTCCCACGCGGCTGAGTTACGTGCTCAGTTAGTAGAATTACTCAAACAAGGTCTGGCTTTTAAAAACCCCTTGATCGAATCAGCATTCCTGACCATCCCTCGGGAACACTTCTTGCCACCCGAATTAACGCTTGAAAAAGTTTATACCGACGATGCCATAGTAGTGAAATACACAGACGACGGTATGCCCAGTAGTAGCAGTTCACAGCCATATTTGATGGCGGACATGTTGGAAGTTTTGCAGCTTGAACCGGGAATGAAAGTGCTGGAAATAGGGGCGGGGGTGGGTTATAACGCTGCCATTATGGCGTATATAGTCGGAACACAGGGTCAGGTTGTTACGGTCGAACTAGATACTGAACTTGCTAAAAATACCTACCGCAAGCTACAAGAGTTAGGAGAAATTTACTCAAAAATAAAGGTAATAAATACCGATGGCGCAGGTGGATTTGAGGAAGAAGCACCCTACGACCGCATTATTGTTACGGTACAACAATGGGAAGTCAGCCCGGCATGGGTTTCCCAATTAAAAGTAGGTGGGTTGCTACTGGTACCAATTTCAATTAGTCGGCATGTTTGGGGGGGGTTAATACCCTGTTTTCGGAAGGATGCCGATGGTATTTTGCGTGCTATTGATTCAAGCACAGGTGGTTTTATGCCAATGCGCGGATCTATGCTGCACCCTCTTTCACGTCGGTTTGAGCCAAACTCACAATTGGTAACCACATGTTTACCGCTCGACTCCATTTTGCCGCTTAATCTACGAGTAAACGGTGGGAAAATCTATGTTACCCGTGAGGCTTCGCTGGATAAATATAGCGCTTTGCTTGAGGCTAATTACAGCCACCAGAAAGCTAATGGATATTTACGGAGAGAATTGCTTGATCCTGCCAGCGATATTTTTCAGGATTGGTACAAAAATTGGGGCAATAACAGACAGAAATGGGCACAATTAGAGAATGAACAGCGTACCGCAATCGGGATGGCGCAAGGTTTTAACATTTTGCTGGCAGCTGCCCATGAAAAACGAATTTGTAGCCTATTGGTTGGTAATGAGGTCTCTACTCAGGAAGCCCGCAACCCTAACGATCGGAATAGTATCCGGTTTGACTGGCGAGGTATGGTATTGGTCGTGCCAACCGAAGATGAGCAAGCTTTAGATCTTGCGATTATAATAAATGCAGAATCGCTATTAGGTTGGCGAATCGGTATATCAGACTCTACTTCCAACCAAGCTCTTTTACTGGTCGAACAAGTATGGGATTTATGGATAGAATTGGGCTGCCCTCAATCGAGCGATTACCGACCAATAGCCTTTCCATCCGGTAGTAATCCTCCAGCGCCGGGTTTCGTAGTACAAAGGCAGTATTTTGACCTGCTTTTACCTCTTGGTGAGAGCGATGCGGATTTTTAA